Within the Kingella potus genome, the region GTCGCTGTTGGCGGCGGGATCGGGACGGATGCCGGGCGTTACCAGCACAAAATCCCGTCCCAGCCTGCGGCGCAGCGGCGCGGCTTCGAGCGCGGAACAGACCACGCCGTCCAAGCCCGAGCTTTGCGCCAAATCCGCCAGGTGCAGCACCTGTTCTTCAATCGGCGCGGACACGCCGGTTTCGGCCAGTTCCTGCTGCGTCATGCTGGTGAGCACGGTTACGCCGATGAGCAGCGGCTTGTTTTGATACTGCGCCACGGCTTCGGCGGCGGCCTCCATCATGCGGCGGCCGCCCGATGCGTGCATATCCACCATCCACACGCCCATTTCGGCGGCAGCCTTGCAGGCTTGGGCAACGGTGTGCGGGATGTCGTGGTATTTCAAATCGAGAAACAGCTTGAAGCCCTGATTAATCAGATTGTCGGCGAGTTTGCGGCCTGTGGCGGTAAACAGCTCTTTGCCGATTTTGAGGCGGCAGAGGGAGGGATCGAGACGGCGGACAAAGGCAAGGGCGGCGGCTTCGCCGGCAAAATCGAGGGCAACGATGACGGGGGCGCGGTCTGCGCCTGCTGCAGGGTCGGTAATCAGGGGGTTCACGGGCTTTCCTTATTCGGGTCGGGCGGTTGTGGGATTTTTTCAGACGGCCTGTCCGCTGCGCGGGGCGGCAGGCGGGTTCAATGCCTTTCCGGCGTTGCTATTTTTTAAATAATCGGCTAGATTGTAAAGCAGATAGGCGTTTGGCGACGCTGTTTGTAACATTTGTTTGAGTTATTTTAAGGAAACGCATTATGTCGAATCAGACCAACAATCCTACCGCATCCGATTTGTCGGTGATGATCAAAAGGCTGCCGCACAACCAAACCTACAAGCTGGATCTGCTGATTATCGATAACGGCAAGCCCGGCAAAGTGGAGGTGCATATCTGCCAGACGCTGGAAGAAGCCTTTAAAAAAGCGGCGGTGTTCGAGGCGGAGAATTTGGAAAAATTTGAAAACGTGATCGAATACACGCCGTCGGATTGGAAGCAGCAGTAGCCTGTTGGCACAGCCCATGGCAGAGGCCGTCTGAAAAGCCGTTTTCAGACGGCCTTTCTGCGTCCGCGCCGGCCGAACAGAAAACCGAGGCCGCCCGCAGCCAACACGGCTGCCGCACCGCCGCCGAGAAGCAGCTTGCGCTGTGCCGAAAGCACGGGGTTGTCGAGCATATTGACGGAATAATGGAAACCGGCCACCAGCCAGCGGCCGTCCCGGCGCACGATTGCCGCGCTCCATTGCGGCGACACTTCCCACACTTCGCCGCCGGCCAGTTCGTAACGGTCGCTGCTGTGCCCGAAGGCGACGGCGGTATCGGCGTAAAGGTGGGACAGCGCGTCGGCCTCGAAATGCGTTTCGATGTTTTTCACCACCGCGCCGCTGCCGCCGAGCATTTTTTCGTAATAGGCGCGTACGCCCTCTTTGCCGATAACGCGGTCGCCGTTCATGGTGGTGAAAACCACGTCGTCGGTTACGTTGTCGAGCAGGGCGGCAAGGTCGCGTTTGTTGAGTGCGTTCTGCATGGTGTCGCGCAGGGTGCGCAGCTCTTTGTGCAGGGTTTCCGCATCGGCGGGGGCGGCAGCCTGTGCGGCGGGCGGGTTTTCGGGCACGGGTGCGGCGGAGGCGGATGCGGCGGCGAGCATCAGGGCAAGGACGGCGGTGGTGCGGGTCATGGGTTTTCCTTTGGTGTCGGCTGCGGGATAGCTGTTGCCTTACGCCCGCGCTTTGCTTTCTTTTCAGACGGCCTCTGCGGATTTTGAGGCCGTCTGAAAACCATATCAGTCGGGCAGGACGAAGAATTTGTCGCGGCAGGTTTCGATATAGGCGGCTGCGGCGGCCATATCGTCTTCGGCGGTGTCGTAATACGCGCCGTCGAGTTCTTCAAACATGGGATAACGGCGGCGGATTTTGGCGGTGTCCGCGCCGTTTTCCGCCATGGTTTCTATGGCTGCGCCGTATTGCGCGTAGAGCGGCGCGGCTTGGTCGAGGATGCGCGGGGTGGTTTTGATTTTCCAGCGGCGCAGGCTGTCGGCAAGGGGGTTGTCGAAAATATAGCCGCCGTAACCTTCGGCGATGAGCTGGACAAAGCCGCCTTCCTGTATGCGGCTGTCGAGATAAACATAGGCCATGAGGGTGTTTTGCTCGTCGGTGAGCCGCGCCATTGCGTCTTGCCCGTGCCGCTCGAGCCAGGCGAAACAATGGTCGGCCAGGGTATAGAGAAATTCGGCGGCGTTGCCGCAATCCTTGTATTCGGGGATGGTGTCCATAAGGTTCCGGAGTGTTTTTTCAGACGGCCTGCAACACGGTGAGGCCGTCTGAAACGGGGCTTACACTTCGATGCGGTTGGGCGTGAAGGTTTCCCATTTGTTGCAGGCGGGGCAGTGCCAGAAAAAAGCCTGCGATTTGAAATGGCAGTTGCGGCAGCGGTAGACGCGGCTTTTTTGCAGATGCTGCCCCACCACGGCGCGCATCATGTCGGCATCGGCTTTGAGTACGGGGCTGAGGCCGGCAATCTGCACGCCGAGCAGGCGGTATACGCCGTTGAGGTCGGGCTTGGTGCGGACGAGTTCGGCGATGGTTTCGTTGGCTTTCTGTTCGCCGTAAAGCAGCAGCGATTTTTCGTAAACGACATCCAGCAGATCGAGCTGGGGAAAGGTTTTCATGTAGCCTATGAGTATGTCCAGGCCTTCTGCCGCGCGGTTTTGCGCGTCGTAGGCATCGTAGAGCCGCTCGCCGGCCATGCCCAGATAGGCGTGGTTTTGCTTTTCGACGGCGGTGTAGGCTTCGACGGCGGCTTGCGGCCTGCCTTCTTTTTGTTCGATGTCGCCGAGGATGATGTTGGCACGGCTGCATTTGCGGTTGGCATCGAGGGCGGCGCGGACGTGGGCGCGGGCGGCGGCAAAGTCGGATTTGAACAGGGCGGCCTGCGCCATTTCGCAATAAAACTGTGCGGTTTCAAAACGGTAGGTCTGTTCGTCATGGCTGAGTACCTGCGCGGCCGCCACGGCTTTTTCCCAATCCCTGTCCTGCTGGTAGATGTTGAGCAGCCGCTCGCGCGCGCCTTTGGCCATATTGCCGTTTTCGAGCGAGAGGAAAATCTGTTCCGCCCTGTCCACCAGCCCCGCGCTTTGGTAGGTCAGCCCCAGCTCGAACTGCACGGCTTCTTTTTTGCCGCCGACGGTGTCGGGCGATTCGGCCAGTTTCTGCAACAAGTGTGCGGCCTTGTCGTTTTCCCCGCGCGATCGGTAGAGTTTGGCCAGCGTGAGGTTCAGCCCGTAGGCCTGCGGCTGTGCTTCGGCCGCTTCGGCCAGCTCCCGTGCCGCTTTGCCGCTGTTTCTGTCCACCAACGCTTCGAGGGCGGAATAGAAAGCGGCCGGCAGGGTTTTGGCCTGCTTGAGCACGGTTTTCATGTCGATGCGGGCGGCAAACCAGCCCAGCGCGAAGCAGACGAAGGGAATCAGTGCCAGCAGCGGCCACCAGACGGGGATTTCGTTTTCCATCGGCAGATTATTCCTGTTTGGCGGCGGGAACGGGGGCGGCAGGCGGGGGAACGGGGGCGGCGGCAGGGGCGGCGATGTCGGTGTTGCTGAGGCGGGCGGCCTTTTTCACTTCGGCACGCAGGCGGCTGTTTTCCGAACGCAGGCGCAGCAGGCGGCCGAACAGGGCGAAAACGCCGAACAGCGAGCCGGTAAAAAACGCGCCGAACAACACCACAATCAGCGGCCATTCCACACCCTGTCCGGGCAGGTAGTTGAAAGCGACGGTTTGGGTATTGATTACCGCAAGGATAAGGAAAATCAAAAGAATCAAAACTTTGAAAATCAGCGAAACGGATTTCATACACAGCTCCGTAAAGGTTTGAAAAGAAAGCGGCCATACCGGCGCGGCGGGAAAAAGGCTGCCAGTGTAAACGATTTGCCTGGCTTGTGCATGGTTTTGGCGCATCCGCGCGCCTTGCCAAACAGCGCAGGAAAGGCGTATCTTTGCGTTTTTTCACATCCGGTTTGAGAGTATCCGCCATGAGCAGACCCGTCCCCGCCGTATTCGGCAGCGTTTTCCACGCGCAAATGCCTGTCAGCGCATATAGAAACCAAGCCTGGCAGCCAGTAGAATGGCAGCCTTCGCAAGCATTGTCCCTGCCGCCGGGCGCACACGCGCTGCACTACGGCAGCGAATGTTTCGAAGGACTCAAAGCCTTCCGCCAGGCATCCGGCAAAACCGTCCTTTTCCGCCCCGAAGCCAATATCGCCCGTATGCGCCAAAGTGCGGAAATCCTGCGCCTGCCGCAGCCTGATGCCGCCCTCTTTCTCGATATGCTGCTGGAACTGGTCCGCCGCTCGGCAGACGAAATCCCGGATGCGCCCGACGCACTCTACCTGCGCCCCACCCTCATCGGCACCGACCCCGTCATCGGCAAAGCCGGCGCACCCTCCGACACCGCCCTGCTCTACATCCTCGCCTCGCCCGTCGGCGACTATTTCAAAGCCGGCTCGCCGGTAAAAATCCTGGTCGAAAGCGAACACATCCGCTGCGCCCCGCACATGGGCCGCGTCAAATGCGGCGGCAACTATGCCTCGGCCATGCCCTGGGTATTGAAAGCCAAAGCCGAACACGGTGCAAACCAAGTGCTGTTCTGCCCGAACGGCGACGTACAGGAAACCGGCGCGTCCAACTTCATCCTGATTAAAGGCAAGGAGCTGGTTACCAAGCCGCTTACCGACGAATTCCTCCACGGCATCACCCGCGACTCGGTGCTGACCGTCGCCCGCGACGCGGGCTACACCGTCAGCGAACGCAATTTCACGGTAGACGAATTGCAGGAAGCGGTGGAAAACGGAGCCGAAGCCATCCTCACCGGCACCGCCGCCGTCATCTCGCCCGTAACCTCCTTCGTCATCGGCGGCCGCGAAATCCCCGTGCGCAGCACCGAACACGGCTACGCCCTGCGCAAATCCCTTACCGACATCCAATACGGTTTGGCCGAAGACAGACACGGCTGGCTGGTCGAAATCCCCCGGTAACGCAACCGGGCTTTGCGGCCGTCTGAAAACCCGTTTTCAGACGGCCGCAAAGCCCGCCATCCCGAGCCGCCATGATTATCCGCCCCATCCACCGCATCAGCATCCTCTACATCCTGCAAGGCTCGTTTTTCTCACGCCTGTGGAAACCCCTGCTGCTGCTGTTTCTCTTTTCCATCGTCGTTTCCTACTACCAGAGCCACCTGCTCAAATACCAAATCCCCCTCAACGCCTCCGTATTCACCCTGCTGGGTATCGCCCTGGCCATCTTCCACGGCTTCTGCAACACCGCCGCCTACGACCGCTTCTGGGAAGGCCGCAAACAATGGGGGCGGCTTTTGCAGCAAAGCCGCAGCTTCGCCCGCATCATCTGCACCCTGCCGCATATCCCCGAACACACCCGCCGCGAAATGCTGCAGCTGCAAATCGCCTTTGCCCACCTGCTGCGCCGCCGGCTCCGGCACGAACCCTACGAAGCCGACATCCTGCGCACCGTGCCCGAACAATGGCAGGCCGCCCTGCTCGATGCCCGTTATCCCGTCCTCACCACCTGCCGCATCCTCGGCGCATACAACGCCCGCCTGCTGCACGACGGCCACACCGACACCATCCAATGGCAGAC harbors:
- the pyrF gene encoding orotidine-5'-phosphate decarboxylase, whose amino-acid sequence is MNPLITDPAAGADRAPVIVALDFAGEAAALAFVRRLDPSLCRLKIGKELFTATGRKLADNLINQGFKLFLDLKYHDIPHTVAQACKAAAEMGVWMVDMHASGGRRMMEAAAEAVAQYQNKPLLIGVTVLTSMTQQELAETGVSAPIEEQVLHLADLAQSSGLDGVVCSALEAAPLRRRLGRDFVLVTPGIRPDPAANSDDQRRIMTPAQALAAGSTYLVMGRPVTQAADPVAILREINETARRQADAEAV
- a CDS encoding SgcJ/EcaC family oxidoreductase, translated to MTRTTAVLALMLAAASASAAPVPENPPAAQAAAPADAETLHKELRTLRDTMQNALNKRDLAALLDNVTDDVVFTTMNGDRVIGKEGVRAYYEKMLGGSGAVVKNIETHFEADALSHLYADTAVAFGHSSDRYELAGGEVWEVSPQWSAAIVRRDGRWLVAGFHYSVNMLDNPVLSAQRKLLLGGGAAAVLAAGGLGFLFGRRGRRKAV
- a CDS encoding DMP19 family protein, translating into MDTIPEYKDCGNAAEFLYTLADHCFAWLERHGQDAMARLTDEQNTLMAYVYLDSRIQEGGFVQLIAEGYGGYIFDNPLADSLRRWKIKTTPRILDQAAPLYAQYGAAIETMAENGADTAKIRRRYPMFEELDGAYYDTAEDDMAAAAAYIETCRDKFFVLPD
- the lapB gene encoding lipopolysaccharide assembly protein LapB, producing MENEIPVWWPLLALIPFVCFALGWFAARIDMKTVLKQAKTLPAAFYSALEALVDRNSGKAARELAEAAEAQPQAYGLNLTLAKLYRSRGENDKAAHLLQKLAESPDTVGGKKEAVQFELGLTYQSAGLVDRAEQIFLSLENGNMAKGARERLLNIYQQDRDWEKAVAAAQVLSHDEQTYRFETAQFYCEMAQAALFKSDFAAARAHVRAALDANRKCSRANIILGDIEQKEGRPQAAVEAYTAVEKQNHAYLGMAGERLYDAYDAQNRAAEGLDILIGYMKTFPQLDLLDVVYEKSLLLYGEQKANETIAELVRTKPDLNGVYRLLGVQIAGLSPVLKADADMMRAVVGQHLQKSRVYRCRNCHFKSQAFFWHCPACNKWETFTPNRIEV
- a CDS encoding LapA family protein is translated as MKSVSLIFKVLILLIFLILAVINTQTVAFNYLPGQGVEWPLIVVLFGAFFTGSLFGVFALFGRLLRLRSENSRLRAEVKKAARLSNTDIAAPAAAPVPPPAAPVPAAKQE
- the ilvE gene encoding branched-chain-amino-acid transaminase — its product is MSRPVPAVFGSVFHAQMPVSAYRNQAWQPVEWQPSQALSLPPGAHALHYGSECFEGLKAFRQASGKTVLFRPEANIARMRQSAEILRLPQPDAALFLDMLLELVRRSADEIPDAPDALYLRPTLIGTDPVIGKAGAPSDTALLYILASPVGDYFKAGSPVKILVESEHIRCAPHMGRVKCGGNYASAMPWVLKAKAEHGANQVLFCPNGDVQETGASNFILIKGKELVTKPLTDEFLHGITRDSVLTVARDAGYTVSERNFTVDELQEAVENGAEAILTGTAAVISPVTSFVIGGREIPVRSTEHGYALRKSLTDIQYGLAEDRHGWLVEIPR
- a CDS encoding bestrophin family protein, which translates into the protein MIIRPIHRISILYILQGSFFSRLWKPLLLLFLFSIVVSYYQSHLLKYQIPLNASVFTLLGIALAIFHGFCNTAAYDRFWEGRKQWGRLLQQSRSFARIICTLPHIPEHTRREMLQLQIAFAHLLRRRLRHEPYEADILRTVPEQWQAALLDARYPVLTTCRILGAYNARLLHDGHTDTIQWQTIEDGLQELTEVHTACERLNNTPIPFAYFVLMHRTIYGYCFMLPFGLVNTIGWVTPFMTTFVGYTFICLNEIINEISDPFGKNENDLSLTAMCRLIEDQLCDSGGFTLPPDGENPSPSKYIVQ